CTCGCGCTGCGCCTGGCGCACCGGATGGTCATGGGGCAGTCGCTCGAGCAACAGCCGCGCCCGGGGATCGCCGTCGGGATAGAGCGGGTGGCCATGGCCGAAGCCATAGGGAGACTGGCCCGTCCGCGCTGACAAAAATGCCTCTAAGTCGCCCTGCAGCGCGGCCTCCAATGCGGCGCGCGCAAGCGCTGAGGCACCGCCGTGGCGTGGCCCGCTCAGCGTCGCCACTCCGCAAAGCAACGCCGCCGGCAGGCTCGCCCCGGTCGAGGCCGCGATCCGCACCGCGAAGGTCGAGGGGTTCAGCTCGTGATCGCTCAGCAGCACCAGCGCCCGACGTATCTCGTCCTCGCCGCCTCGATCCAGCCCCCAGGCTCCAGCGAAACGCGCTTGCAACGCGCCGCCTCCAGCCTGCCCCAGCAGCGCGTTGATCACCAGCGAGATCAGCCGACCTGCCTCTGCCGCCCGTTCGCTTGCGCCGAGGTCAGCGATCGGAACCGCCCCGCCGACCGCGCCCGCGAGCGCCTGCATGGCCCGTCCGACTGGCGTGCCGCCTTCGCCGGACCATGGCACGTCGGGCAAATCCAGCCGATCGAAACCGCAAAGATGGGCGGCCATTTGCTCGGGGGTCATGGTCTCGGCGCAGGCCTCGACCGAACGCCCACGCAGCCACAGCATGCCGTCCCGAACCTCGGAGATAGCGGTCACCAACACCGGATCGCCCCAGCGGATCGCCTGTTCGGCAACTTCGGAGCGCGCGCGCGGGCGGCGGTTCTGGCGCAGCAGAGCCTCGACGTCGGGACGGAAGTAGAGGCTGCGCCGCGCATCCTGCGAATCCGCCT
The sequence above is a segment of the Alloyangia pacifica genome. Coding sequences within it:
- a CDS encoding citrate synthase family protein, which translates into the protein MDWIDASAACALLGVKPQTLYAYVSRGQLRAEADSQDARRSLYFRPDVEALLRQNRRPRARSEVAEQAIRWGDPVLVTAISEVRDGMLWLRGRSVEACAETMTPEQMAAHLCGFDRLDLPDVPWSGEGGTPVGRAMQALAGAVGGAVPIADLGASERAAEAGRLISLVINALLGQAGGGALQARFAGAWGLDRGGEDEIRRALVLLSDHELNPSTFAVRIAASTGASLPAALLCGVATLSGPRHGGASALARAALEAALQGDLEAFLSARTGQSPYGFGHGHPLYPDGDPRARLLLERLPHDHPVRQAQRELARTLGLAPNVDTGLAALELGWGLPRDAGFTIFAAGRLAGWIAHALEQASSGAPIRPRARYAAE